The sequence CTCCCTCGACAAGGGAGAGGGGGCCCCTCAGTTACCCTCTCCCCTGTGGGGAGAGGGTAAGGGTGAGGGGGGAAGGAGACGGTGTATGGCGACTGCGGTGACGGAGCGGCAGTACCAGGGCCAGGTGCACGAGCACTCGCGGCGGCTCATGTCCGCGTGGATGGACGAGCTCGGCCGCGCCGAAGCCGAGGGCGTGCCGACGGGCGCGCTCATGATCTCCGGGAACTGCGTGGAGCTCCTGCGCGCCTGCCACATCTTGCCGATGTTCCCCGAGGTGACAGCGCTCCAGGCCGCAATCCGGAAGAAGTCGCTGCCGCTGATCCTCAAGGCGGAGCAGGCGGGTTACTCCAGCGACAACTGCGCCTACGTCAAGGCCGACATCGGCCTGTTCCTCGACGGCGGCATGGGACCGGGCAAGCCCATCCCGTTCCCGACCATCACCGTGTGCAACTACGTCGGCTGCAACGTGTACGTCAAGTGGTTCGAGCATCTGGCCGACCTCTCGGGATCAAAATTGTTCATGCTGGACGTCCCGTTCTGCCGGACCGCTCAGCCGAGCGCGGCCGACATCCAGTACGTGGTCGCCCAGCTCAAGGAGCTGATCGCGCTCTGCGAGTCGGTGTCCGGGAAGAAGTTCGACATCGACGAGCTGCGCGAGATCCTCGCCTACGCCGCGCGGGCCGAGGAGGGTTACGCGCGCTCCAAGGAGCTCTGCAAGCGCCATCCGGCGCCCTTCGACGCCTACTTCGACGCCATCAACATGATGGGCCCGATCAACGTACTGCGCGGCATGCGGGAAGGCGCCGAGTTCTTCGACGCGGCGGTCGCCGAGTTCGAGAGCCTGGTCGCCCAGGGGCACGGACCGCTGTCGGAGGAGCGATTCCGCACCGTGGTCGAGGGACCGCCGCCCTACCCCTTCTACAGGAACTTCCGGAACCTCTTCGCCAAGTGGGGCGCCGTCGCGGTCCAGTCCACGTATTCCACCGTGGGCGGCATCTGGGAGTGGGGGTTCCGGCACGACCCCAGGCGCCCGCTGGAGTCGATCGCCGAGCAGATGATGACCGAGAACCTGACCAACCGGTCCATCGTCGCACGCTACGCGCAGATCAAGCGCTACGTGGAGGAGTGGGAGGCCGACGCGCTCATCATCCACTCGATCAAGTCCTGCCGGCTCTTCTCCGCCGGGCAGGGGGACATGCGCGACTACTTCACCCGCGAGCTTGGTGTCCCGACGCTCATGGTCGAGTCCGATCTCGAGGACCCCCGCTACTACGCCGAGGCCCAGATCAAGAACCGCATCGACGCGTTTTTCGAATCGCTCGAGCATAAAAAGGTGGTCGCGGGGAGATGAGCACTACCGAGCGGATCCCGACCTACTGCTACCAGTGCGTGGCGGGCCCTGACCTGCTCAAGGTCGTGGTCCGCGACGGCGTGGCCGTGGGCGTCGAGCCCAACTGCGACATGGCCGACACGCATCCGGCGGGCGGCAAGGTCTGCGTCCGCGCCTACGGCCTCGTCCAGAAGGTCTACAATCCCGCGCGCATCCAGACGCCGCTCCGCCGGACCAATCCGAAGAAGGCGCGCGGCGAAGACCCGGGATGGGAGCCCATCTCGTGGGACGAGGCCCTCGGCCTCCTCGCGGGCAAGCTCAACGGCATCCGAGCCACGGGCCTCACCGACGCGAGCGGCTACCCGAGGCTCGCCGTCACCTTCGGCTCAGGCGGCATCGCGCCGGCCTATCTCGGCACCTTCGCCGCGCTGCTGGCGGCGTGGGGGCCCGTGGATCAGGGCATCGGCAGCGGGCAGGGCGTCAAGTGCTACCACTCCGAGCATCTCTACGGCGAGTTCTGGCACCGCGCCTTCACGGTGGCCGCCGACATGCCGCGCTGCGACTACGTCCTGTCCTTCGGCTACAACGGCGACGCCTCGGGCGGCGTCACCGGCGTCTTCCGCCACGCCGAGGCGCGGGCGCGGGGGCTTCACTGGGTGCAGCTCGAGCCTCACATGTCGATCACGGCGGCGGGGGCGCAGGAGTGGGTGCCCGTCAAGCCCAAGACCGACGCGGCCGTGCTCTTCGCCCTGATGCACTCGATCCTCCTGGAGCACGACTGGCGCGTGGTCTGCGACGTGGCGTTCCTCGAGCGGATGACGAGCTCGCCGTACCTCGTCGGGCCCGGCGGCTACTACCTGCGCGACCCCGAGAGCGGCAAGCCGCTCGTCTGGGATCTCGACCTCGGGCGCCCCCTGCCGTTCGACGATCCGCGCTGCACCCGGCCGGCCATGGAGGGCGGGTACATCGCGGCGGGGGTTGAGATCGGCGCCGACGGCGCGCGGCGGAGCGTGAGCGATCGCGTCAAACCCGCCTTCCAGCTGCTGCTCGAACACGTCCGGCCCTATACGCCGGAGTGGGCGGCCGGGATCGCCGACGTGCCCGCGGCAACGATCAGGCGGATCGCCGCCGAGTACCTCGATCACTCCAAGGTAGGCGCCACCATCGAGATCGACGGCATCACCTATCCTCACCGGCCGGTGGCCGTGCTCCTCGGCAAGACGGTGACGAACGGCTGGGGCGGCTACGAATGCTGCTGGGCGCGGACCATGCTGGCGGCGCTCGTCGGCGCGCTCGAGGTGCCCGGCGGCATCCTCGGCACCACGGTCAGGCTCAACCGGCCCGCGCAGAACCGGCTCGACTCGGTCAAGCCCGGGCCCGACGGCTTCATGGAGCAGCCGCTCAACGCGACGGGCAAGGACACGTGGAAGGGCTCCCCGCACATTCGCAACGCGTACCGCACCCTCGTGCCGCTGGCCGGCAACTCGCCGTGGTCGGCGGCGCTCGGCCCGGCGCATCTGCCGTGGCTCTTCATGGACAGCCCGCCGGAGCACTGGCCGGCGCCGACCCTGCCGGACGTGTGGATCATCTACCGGACCAACCCGGCCGTGTCTAACTGGGAGACGGGGCGCATCGAGCGGGAGCTCGAGCGCTTCCCCTTCGTCGCCGCCTTCGCCTACACGCAGGACGAGACCAACTGGTACGCCGACCTCCTGCTGCCGGAAGCGACCGACCTCGAGTCGCTCCAGCTGTACAGGGTCGGCGGCACCAAATACATCGAGCAGTACTGGCAGCATTCGGGCTGGGCGCTCCGGCAGCCGGCGGTCGCCTCGCCGTGCGACGTCCGCGACCTCACCGACGTCGCCACGGAGCTGGCGGCCCGCACCGATCTCCTGCCCGAGTACCTCGCTGCAATCAACCGCGGCTCGGGCACGACGGTGCCGCTCAAGGGCGTGGGCTACGACTATGCCTTTCCTGGCACCGGCACCGGCACCGGCACCGGCACCGGCGCGACGCTGCCCGTGGCGGCCGAGATCTGGGATCGCGTGTGCCGCGCGGCGACGCGCTCGCTGACCGGCGGCGCCGAGGAGCGCGACCTCGAGTGGTTCAAGCGCCACGGCGCCTTCTTCGTGCCGTTCGCGACCAAGCAGTACTTCCTGCACTCGACCATGGTCGCCAAGGGCCTCCGCTACGAGCTGCCCTACCAGGAGCGGATCAAGCGCATGGGCGAGGAGTTGGGGGCGCGGCTGCACGAGCGGGAAATCACGTGGTGGGACGTCCAGCTCGAGGAGTACCAGCCGCTGCCGAAGTGGAAGGACTTCCCGGGCATCTGGCTGGGCTCGGCGGAGATCCACGGGAAAAACGGGCGCGACTTCCCGTTCTGGCTGCTGACGAGCCGCAGCATGCAGTACTCCTGGGGCTCCAACGTCTCGCTGCCGATCATGGCCGACGTGGCGCGCCACGTGCGCGGCCACTTCGGCGTCATGCTCAACCGGGGCGCCGCGCGGCGGCTCGGCATCGCCGAGGGCGACCTGATCGAGGTCGAGTCGCCGACGGGCAAGACGCAGGGGCGCGCCATCCTGCGCGAGGGCGTCAGGCCCGACGTGGCCGTGATCCTCCAGCAGTTCGGCAACTGGGCGACGCCCTTCGCCCGCGACCTCGGGATGCCCAACCTGAACCAGGTGGCGAGCATGGACCTGGCGCTGACCGACGCGACGGGTTCCGGCGCCGACCTGGTCCCGGTGGCTATCCGGAGGGCGTCGTAATGGCCAAGTGGGGCATGGTGATTGACACGCGGCGCTGCGTCGGCTGCCAGACCTGCACCATCGCCTGTATGCAGGAGCAGGGGCTGCCCGCGGGAACGGCGTGGCGCTTCGTCGCCGACTGCGAGATCGGCGAGTACCCCGACGTGCGCCGCGTCTTCCTGCCGATGCAGTGCATGCACTGCGCCGAGCCGCCCTGCGTGCCCGTCTGCCCCACGGGCGCCTCGCGCCAGCGGGCCGACGGCATCGTCTGGATCGAGTACAACGCCTGCGTCGGCTGCGGCTACTGCGCCGTGGCCTGCCCCTACCACGCGCGCCACCGCGTCCACGAGGCGCCCGGCTACTTCGGCGCGCTCACGCCGTCTGAGACCGCCACGGCGCGGCCCGAGCGGCACGACGTCATGACCAAGTGCACCTTCTGCAAGGAGCGCGTGGACGAGGGGCTCGCCCAGGGGCTGACTCCGGGTGTGGATGCGGCGGCCACGCCCATGTGCTCGGTCTCTTGCATCGCCAACGCGATCATCTTCGGAGACCTCGACGATCCCGCGAGCCCGGTGTCGAAGACGCTGGGCGAAGGCAAGGCCCAGCCGCTCATGCCCGAGTGCGGTACGCAGCCGAACGTCTTCTACGTGGTGGAGTGACCCATGCGCGCGAGAGCGAGATGACTCCTCCGGTCGAGCTGATTCCGGCGCAGCGCCAGCGGCTCTGGGGCTGGCAGGCCGTCGCCAACTTCACCTTGGGCGGGGTAGGGGCCGGGTTGTACGGCACAGCCGTCATGGTGGCGGGTTTCGAGCGGGGGCCGGCCGTGGCACTGGCGTCATGGCTGGCGCCCCTTCTCGTGCTCGCGGGTTTCGTCGCTGTAGCCGGCGAGGCTGGGCGGCCCCTCCGCGGGCCGCGGGTGCTCTGGAAGGTGCGGACCTCGTGGATGTCGCGCGAGCTCTGGATCGGCGGCATCTTCGTGCTGCTGGTCGCCGCGGACATCGCCTTCCCGCTGAGACTGCACCGCGCCCAGGCGCTCGCCGCGGCGGTCCTGCTCGCGCTGGCCCAGGGCATGATCCTCCGCCGCTCGCGGGGCATCGCCGCCTGGGACGCGGCCGTCATGCCGTGGCTCTTCCTGCTCTCGGCGGCGGTCTCGGGCGCGGGCGCCTACATGCTCCTCGAGGTCCTGGCGGGACGGACGGTCCCGCCCGCCGTCCTCACCGCGGGCATCCTGCTGGTCATTCTGACGTTCTGGGCGGGGCGCGCCTACGTCTCGACGCCCGCCGGCCACGCCTTCAGGGACGCGACGGCTTCCCTCCGGGGCGGCGCCGCGGGGCGCCTCGCCGCCGGCCTTGGCGGAGCGCTTCCGCTGGGGGCGCTCGCCGTGGCGCTGGCCTCGCCCCCTGCCGCCGCCACGGCCGCCGCGCTGGCGGGGCTCGCCATGGTCGCCGGCCAGGCCTACGTCAAGACCGAGCTCATCGTGAGGGCCGGGCTCTTCCGCCCGATCACCGTGCCCACTCTCAGGATGTCGAGGAGGCTTTCATGATCTACGGCGGCGGAGTCGACGTCGGGTCCACCCAGACCAAGGCGGTCATCGTGGATGAATCGCGCACGATCCTCGCGCGCATCCTCATCCCGACGGGCGCCAACGTCTCACGCGCGGGCGAGAACTCCTTCGTCAAGGCGTGCGAGGCGGCCGGGCTGCCCCGTGAGGCCGTCGGTTACGTGGTCGGCACGGGTTACGGGCGGTACAAGATCCTCTTCGGCGACGCCCAGATCACCGAGATCACGTGCCACGCCCGCGGCGCCCAGTCGCTGTTTCCGGCGACGCGCACCGTCATCGACATGGGCGGGCAGGACACCAAGGTCATCAAGGTGGGGCCCGACGGCTCCGTCATGGACTTCTCGATGAACGACAAGTGCGCGGCGGGCACCGGCCGCTTTCTCTCGGCGGCCGCGGATGTCACGGGAGTCGGTCTGGACGAGATCGGGCCCCTGGCGCTCCAGGCCAAGGTGCCGGTGCGCCTGACCTCGGTCTGCACCGTCTTCGTCGAAAGCGATATCATGTCCTACCTGGCGCAGCGCAAGACCATCGAGGACATCCTGGGCGGCGTCCACAAGGCGATCGCCACGCGCACCATGTCCCTGATCCGGCGCGTGGGCGTCGAGAACGAGGTGACGTTCACGGGCGGCGTCAGCCTGAACATCGGCATGGTCCGAGCGCTCGAAGAGGTGCTCGGCCAGTCCATCAACGTCAGCGAGGAGGGCCACTACATGGGAGCACTCGGCGCGGCGCTCTTCGCCCTCGAGCGCGCCCAGGCAGGCGCCCGCGGCGAGCACGTCGCCGAGGGCGCGGGGAGGGCCTAGCCATGCTGATCGCCGGCATCGATATCGGCTCGGGCACGACCAAGTGCGTGCTCGTGGACGAGGACCGCGGGATCCGCGGGCGCGGCCAGGTGAAGACCAAGGCGGACTTCGAGAAGGTGTCTTGCCTGGCCATGGAGGCCGCCTGCGCGGATGCGGGCGTTGGCGCCGACGCGGTCGGCTACATCGCCACGACGGGCCTCGGGCGCTACGCCGTGCCCTTCCGCGACATCCAGATCACCGATCTCACGTGCGGCGCCCGCGGCGCGGCGACGCTCTTCCCCGATGCGGGCTTCGTCCTCGACATCGGCGCGCAGTGCTCCCGCGCCATCCACCTGCGCGACGGCGGCAAGGTCAAAGAGTTTCACATGAACGAGAAGTGCGCGGCGGGCTCGGGCGGCTTCCTCGAGCGCGCGGCGAAGTACCTCGAGGTGACCGTTGCCGATATCGGTCCGATGTCACTCGGGGCCACGCGGCCGCAGGCCATCTCGAGCGTCTGCGCGGTGCTGGCCGAGTCCGAGATCATCAACCACATCTCGGAAGGCGTGACGGTGGAGAACATCCTGCGCGGCATCCACAACTCGCTGGCCGACCGGGCTTTGTCCCTCCTGAAGCGCGTCGGCATGGACGGGCCCGTGACCTTCATCGGCGGTGTCGCCCGGCAGGAGGGGATGGTGGTCGCCCTCAAGGACAAGCTCGGCGTCCAGGTCAACGTGCCTGACGGCCCGGAGTACACGACCGCGCTCGGCGCCGCGCTCCTGGGGCTGCAGCGCCACCGCAAGATGGCCACGACCGCGGCTGTGGCCGCCTGAAGCGCGAGGAGACACACATGGCCCGACTGGACGTGTCGATTCGACCCGTGGAGCCGTCCGACCTCGACGCGCTCGTGCGCATCGACGAGAAGCTCTCCGGACAGACCCGCAAGGACTACTGGCAGCGCAGGCTCGAGATCTCGGTGCTGAGGCCGCCCTGGATGTCGCTCGTGGCCGAGACCGATGGCCGCCTCGCGGGCTTCCTGTTCGGCTGGGTGAGCGAGAGCGAGTTCGGCATCGCCGAGCCGACCGGCTGGGTCGACCTGATCGGCGTGGACCCGCCGTACCGCGGGCGGGGCGTCGGCCACGCGCTCCTCCAGCGCTTTCTCGACAGCGGCAGCGAGCTCCGGTCCATCGCCAAGGTCGCGACGCTGATCGACCTCGGCCAGGCCGACATCCGCGAGTTCTTCACGCGGCTGGGCTTCCGCCACGGACCGATGATCCAAATGGAGCGAGATGTCTAAGGAGGACCTGACTATGCGCGCGATACTGGCCCTGCTGCTCTCCACCCTTGCCCTGACGTGGGGCAGTCCGGCCGCCCAGGCCCAGGACGCCTACAAGGTCGGCGCGATCTTCTCCATCACGGGCCCGGGCTCCTCGCTCGGCATCCCCGAGCGCGACACGGCGCTCATGCTCGAGGCCGACATCAACGCCAAGGGCGGGATCAAGGGGCCCGACGGCAAGCTCCACCCGCTCAAGATCGTGATCTACGACGACGCGAGCGACGAGACCAAGGCGGTGCTGGCCGCCAAGAAGCTCATCGACGAGGACAAGGTCACGGCGATCGTGGGCACCACGCTCTCCGGCACGTCGCTGGCCATCCTGGACACGGTGCAGAAGGCGGAGGTGCCGCTCGTCTCCTGCGCCGCGGCCATCAAGATCGTCGAGCCCGCCGCCGAGCGCAAGTGGATCTTCAAGACGCCGCAGAGCGACTACCTGATCGTCGGCGTGCTCGTGGACTACCTCAAGGCCAAGGGCCTGACGAAGGTCGGCTGGCTCAACGTGGACTACGCCTTCGGCCAGCTGGGCTGGATCGAGTTCGAGAAGGCGGCGCAGAAGGCGGGCCTGACGATCGCCGCGAACGAGAAGTTCGGGCAGAAGGACGTGGACATGACCGCCCAGATGACCCGCGTCAAGGCGGCCAACCCGCAGGCCGTGGTCATCTGGTCCATCCCGCCCTCGGCGTCCCTCGCCACCAAGAACTACGCCGACCTCGGCCTGAAGATGCCGCTGTTCCAGAGCCACGGCGTGGGCAACAAGACCTTTATCCAGCTGGCGGGCCCCGCCTCGAACGGCGTGGTCTTCCCCGCCGGCAAGCTGCTCGTGGCCGAGCAGCTGCCGGACGGCGATGTGCAGAAGCCCGTGCTGCTCGCCTACGCGCGCGACTTCGAGGCCAAGTACGGCCCGCGCAACACCTTCGGCGGCCACGCCTGGGACGCCGTGCACCTCGTGGTCAAGGCCCTCGAGCGGGCCGGGACCGACCGGGCGGGCGTCCGCTCGGCCATCGAAGGCACCCGGAACTTCGTCGGGATCACCGGCGTGTTCGACTTCTCGGCCACGGACCACAACGGCCTCGACCGCCGCGCCGTCACCATGATCCAGATCACGGACGGCCAGTGGCGCCAGGCCAAGTGACAACCACCGTATGACAGCCGCTGACCAACTTGCTCAGTATTTAGCCTCTGGGCTGGTGGTCGGCGGCGTCTACGCGCTCATCGGACTCGGCTTCGTCATCGTCTACAGCGTCACGCGCGTCATCAACTTCGCCCAGGGCGAATTCGTCATGCTGGGGGCGCTCCTGATGGTCACCTTCGAGTCGCGGGGGCTGGGCGCATGGGCGGCCTTCGCGCTGACGATCGCGTGCGTCGCGGCGCTCGGGGCGCTGCTCGAGCGCGCGGCCGTTCACCCCATCGCCAACGCGCCGGGCTTGACCATCCTCATCGTGACGATCGGCGCCTCCATCGCCCTCCGGGGCGGGGCGCTCGTCGTATGGGGCACGGACCCCTTCGCGCTGCCGGCCTTCTCGGCGGGACCGCCGCTCCACTTCTTGGGCGCCACGATCGTGAGGCAGGGAATCTGGGTCCTCGGCGTGGCCGCGGCGGTGTTCGCAGGGCTCTGGTTCTTCTTCACGCGGACCTACCCAGGCACGGCCGTCCGCGGCTGCGCGATCAACGCCCGGGCGGCCCGGCTCATGGGCATCCCCGTCGAGCGGATGTGGCTGCTCGCCTTCGCCCTGTCGGGCGCCCTCGGGGCGGTCGCGGGCGCGGTGATCGCGCCCATCACCTATGCCACCTACGACATGGGGCTGATGCTCGGGCTCAAGGGCTTCGTGGCGGCCGTGCTCGGCGGGCTCGTCAGTCCGCCGGGCGCGATCGCCGGCGGCTTCCTCCTGGGCGTTCTCGAATCGTTGTCCGCTGGTTTTCTCTCGTCCGGTTACAAGGACGCGGTGGCCTTCGTGGTGCTGATCGTGATCGGCCTGGTGCAGGCGGCGGGGTGGCTGCCCTGGCGGGTGGCGGAAGAGGGCGAGACATGACGCCCG is a genomic window of Candidatus Rokuibacteriota bacterium containing:
- a CDS encoding 2-hydroxyacyl-CoA dehydratase family protein — its product is MATAVTERQYQGQVHEHSRRLMSAWMDELGRAEAEGVPTGALMISGNCVELLRACHILPMFPEVTALQAAIRKKSLPLILKAEQAGYSSDNCAYVKADIGLFLDGGMGPGKPIPFPTITVCNYVGCNVYVKWFEHLADLSGSKLFMLDVPFCRTAQPSAADIQYVVAQLKELIALCESVSGKKFDIDELREILAYAARAEEGYARSKELCKRHPAPFDAYFDAINMMGPINVLRGMREGAEFFDAAVAEFESLVAQGHGPLSEERFRTVVEGPPPYPFYRNFRNLFAKWGAVAVQSTYSTVGGIWEWGFRHDPRRPLESIAEQMMTENLTNRSIVARYAQIKRYVEEWEADALIIHSIKSCRLFSAGQGDMRDYFTRELGVPTLMVESDLEDPRYYAEAQIKNRIDAFFESLEHKKVVAGR
- a CDS encoding molybdopterin-dependent oxidoreductase, which gives rise to MSTTERIPTYCYQCVAGPDLLKVVVRDGVAVGVEPNCDMADTHPAGGKVCVRAYGLVQKVYNPARIQTPLRRTNPKKARGEDPGWEPISWDEALGLLAGKLNGIRATGLTDASGYPRLAVTFGSGGIAPAYLGTFAALLAAWGPVDQGIGSGQGVKCYHSEHLYGEFWHRAFTVAADMPRCDYVLSFGYNGDASGGVTGVFRHAEARARGLHWVQLEPHMSITAAGAQEWVPVKPKTDAAVLFALMHSILLEHDWRVVCDVAFLERMTSSPYLVGPGGYYLRDPESGKPLVWDLDLGRPLPFDDPRCTRPAMEGGYIAAGVEIGADGARRSVSDRVKPAFQLLLEHVRPYTPEWAAGIADVPAATIRRIAAEYLDHSKVGATIEIDGITYPHRPVAVLLGKTVTNGWGGYECCWARTMLAALVGALEVPGGILGTTVRLNRPAQNRLDSVKPGPDGFMEQPLNATGKDTWKGSPHIRNAYRTLVPLAGNSPWSAALGPAHLPWLFMDSPPEHWPAPTLPDVWIIYRTNPAVSNWETGRIERELERFPFVAAFAYTQDETNWYADLLLPEATDLESLQLYRVGGTKYIEQYWQHSGWALRQPAVASPCDVRDLTDVATELAARTDLLPEYLAAINRGSGTTVPLKGVGYDYAFPGTGTGTGTGTGATLPVAAEIWDRVCRAATRSLTGGAEERDLEWFKRHGAFFVPFATKQYFLHSTMVAKGLRYELPYQERIKRMGEELGARLHEREITWWDVQLEEYQPLPKWKDFPGIWLGSAEIHGKNGRDFPFWLLTSRSMQYSWGSNVSLPIMADVARHVRGHFGVMLNRGAARRLGIAEGDLIEVESPTGKTQGRAILREGVRPDVAVILQQFGNWATPFARDLGMPNLNQVASMDLALTDATGSGADLVPVAIRRAS
- a CDS encoding 4Fe-4S dicluster domain-containing protein is translated as MAKWGMVIDTRRCVGCQTCTIACMQEQGLPAGTAWRFVADCEIGEYPDVRRVFLPMQCMHCAEPPCVPVCPTGASRQRADGIVWIEYNACVGCGYCAVACPYHARHRVHEAPGYFGALTPSETATARPERHDVMTKCTFCKERVDEGLAQGLTPGVDAAATPMCSVSCIANAIIFGDLDDPASPVSKTLGEGKAQPLMPECGTQPNVFYVVE
- a CDS encoding DmsC/YnfH family molybdoenzyme membrane anchor subunit; the protein is MTPPVELIPAQRQRLWGWQAVANFTLGGVGAGLYGTAVMVAGFERGPAVALASWLAPLLVLAGFVAVAGEAGRPLRGPRVLWKVRTSWMSRELWIGGIFVLLVAADIAFPLRLHRAQALAAAVLLALAQGMILRRSRGIAAWDAAVMPWLFLLSAAVSGAGAYMLLEVLAGRTVPPAVLTAGILLVILTFWAGRAYVSTPAGHAFRDATASLRGGAAGRLAAGLGGALPLGALAVALASPPAAATAAALAGLAMVAGQAYVKTELIVRAGLFRPITVPTLRMSRRLS
- a CDS encoding acyl-CoA dehydratase activase, whose product is MIYGGGVDVGSTQTKAVIVDESRTILARILIPTGANVSRAGENSFVKACEAAGLPREAVGYVVGTGYGRYKILFGDAQITEITCHARGAQSLFPATRTVIDMGGQDTKVIKVGPDGSVMDFSMNDKCAAGTGRFLSAAADVTGVGLDEIGPLALQAKVPVRLTSVCTVFVESDIMSYLAQRKTIEDILGGVHKAIATRTMSLIRRVGVENEVTFTGGVSLNIGMVRALEEVLGQSINVSEEGHYMGALGAALFALERAQAGARGEHVAEGAGRA
- a CDS encoding acyl-CoA dehydratase activase, with product MLIAGIDIGSGTTKCVLVDEDRGIRGRGQVKTKADFEKVSCLAMEAACADAGVGADAVGYIATTGLGRYAVPFRDIQITDLTCGARGAATLFPDAGFVLDIGAQCSRAIHLRDGGKVKEFHMNEKCAAGSGGFLERAAKYLEVTVADIGPMSLGATRPQAISSVCAVLAESEIINHISEGVTVENILRGIHNSLADRALSLLKRVGMDGPVTFIGGVARQEGMVVALKDKLGVQVNVPDGPEYTTALGAALLGLQRHRKMATTAAVAA
- a CDS encoding GNAT family N-acetyltransferase, which encodes MARLDVSIRPVEPSDLDALVRIDEKLSGQTRKDYWQRRLEISVLRPPWMSLVAETDGRLAGFLFGWVSESEFGIAEPTGWVDLIGVDPPYRGRGVGHALLQRFLDSGSELRSIAKVATLIDLGQADIREFFTRLGFRHGPMIQMERDV
- a CDS encoding ABC transporter substrate-binding protein is translated as MRAILALLLSTLALTWGSPAAQAQDAYKVGAIFSITGPGSSLGIPERDTALMLEADINAKGGIKGPDGKLHPLKIVIYDDASDETKAVLAAKKLIDEDKVTAIVGTTLSGTSLAILDTVQKAEVPLVSCAAAIKIVEPAAERKWIFKTPQSDYLIVGVLVDYLKAKGLTKVGWLNVDYAFGQLGWIEFEKAAQKAGLTIAANEKFGQKDVDMTAQMTRVKAANPQAVVIWSIPPSASLATKNYADLGLKMPLFQSHGVGNKTFIQLAGPASNGVVFPAGKLLVAEQLPDGDVQKPVLLAYARDFEAKYGPRNTFGGHAWDAVHLVVKALERAGTDRAGVRSAIEGTRNFVGITGVFDFSATDHNGLDRRAVTMIQITDGQWRQAK
- a CDS encoding branched-chain amino acid ABC transporter permease, whose product is MTAADQLAQYLASGLVVGGVYALIGLGFVIVYSVTRVINFAQGEFVMLGALLMVTFESRGLGAWAAFALTIACVAALGALLERAAVHPIANAPGLTILIVTIGASIALRGGALVVWGTDPFALPAFSAGPPLHFLGATIVRQGIWVLGVAAAVFAGLWFFFTRTYPGTAVRGCAINARAARLMGIPVERMWLLAFALSGALGAVAGAVIAPITYATYDMGLMLGLKGFVAAVLGGLVSPPGAIAGGFLLGVLESLSAGFLSSGYKDAVAFVVLIVIGLVQAAGWLPWRVAEEGET